One part of the Streptococcus sp. oral taxon 431 genome encodes these proteins:
- the yidA gene encoding sugar-phosphatase: protein MSIKLIAVDIDGTLVNSKKEITPEVFAAIQDAKKAGVKVMIATGRPIAGVAKLLDDLKLRDEGDYVVTFNGALVQETATGHEIISESLTFEDYLDMEFLSRKLGVHMHAITKDGIYTANRNIGKYTVHESTLVSMPIFYRTPEEMADKEIVKCMFIDEPEILDAAIEKIPAEFYERYSINKSAPFYLELLKKNVDKGSAITHLAEKLGLSKDETMAIGDEENDRAMLEVVGNPVVMENGNPELKKIAKYITKSNDESGVAHAIRTWVL from the coding sequence ATGAGTATTAAACTAATCGCTGTCGATATCGACGGAACCCTTGTCAACAGCAAAAAGGAAATCACTCCTGAAGTATTTGCCGCTATTCAAGATGCCAAAAAAGCTGGTGTCAAAGTTATGATTGCAACTGGACGTCCTATCGCTGGCGTTGCCAAACTTCTAGATGACTTGAAATTAAGAGATGAAGGTGACTATGTAGTGACCTTCAACGGTGCCCTTGTCCAAGAAACAGCTACAGGGCATGAGATTATCAGCGAATCCTTGACTTTTGAGGATTATCTAGATATGGAATTCCTCAGCCGCAAACTTGGCGTCCATATGCACGCTATTACCAAGGACGGCATCTATACTGCCAATCGCAATATCGGAAAATATACCGTTCACGAATCAACCCTCGTCAGCATGCCGATTTTTTACCGTACACCTGAAGAAATGGCTGACAAGGAAATCGTCAAATGTATGTTTATCGATGAGCCTGAAATTCTGGATGCCGCTATTGAAAAGATTCCTGCAGAATTTTATGAGCGCTACTCCATCAACAAATCTGCTCCTTTCTACCTTGAGCTCCTTAAAAAGAATGTAGACAAAGGCTCAGCTATCACTCACCTAGCTGAGAAACTTGGACTAAGCAAGGATGAAACCATGGCTATCGGAGACGAAGAAAATGACCGTGCTATGCTCGAAGTCGTAGGTAACCCGGTTGTTATGGAAAACGGAAACCCAGAACTCAAAAAAATTGCCAAATACATCACTAAATCTAATGACGAATCAGGCGTTGCTCATGCCATTCGAACTTGGGTGTTGTAG
- a CDS encoding ABC transporter permease: MMSYLSVEWRKTQKFSMLMIGIFFLAFCSLIGLGIYLGAAYSMVAESEKVPVLWGQLTFYYSQLFFPILVSIYVAMMLGKEFDRKNIEFLRANNVSLGKLLLAKEIVIILFIAVLQLFLFGIFYVSAHLIHLEISNLFTYLKWDLLGIFGTISMMAVQFFVTAKTRVFSKSVGIGSIGTFVGFMMIFVSDKLSLIYPYSQAMVAMRSRNLIDFNLVEILLFIIVNILLWGIFHTLSNKELHK; encoded by the coding sequence ATGATGTCTTATCTATCAGTAGAATGGCGGAAAACCCAAAAATTTTCCATGTTGATGATTGGTATTTTCTTCTTAGCTTTTTGTAGCCTGATTGGTCTTGGTATTTACTTAGGTGCAGCTTATTCTATGGTTGCAGAAAGTGAAAAAGTGCCTGTTTTATGGGGACAATTGACCTTCTATTATAGCCAGCTTTTCTTTCCGATTTTGGTCAGCATTTATGTAGCCATGATGTTAGGAAAAGAGTTTGATAGGAAAAATATTGAATTTCTCAGAGCTAATAATGTCAGTCTTGGGAAATTATTGTTGGCAAAAGAAATAGTAATTATCTTGTTTATTGCTGTTTTACAGTTGTTCTTGTTTGGTATTTTTTATGTCAGTGCTCACCTAATTCATTTAGAAATTTCTAATTTGTTCACCTACCTTAAGTGGGATTTATTGGGGATTTTTGGAACAATTAGTATGATGGCAGTACAGTTTTTTGTGACAGCTAAAACTCGTGTTTTTAGTAAATCTGTGGGAATTGGTTCTATTGGTACTTTCGTAGGATTCATGATGATTTTTGTATCTGATAAATTATCTTTAATCTATCCCTACTCCCAAGCTATGGTGGCAATGCGGTCACGGAATTTGATAGACTTTAATTTAGTGGAAATATTGCTGTTTATCATTGTAAATATTCTTCTGTGGGGGATTTTTCATACATTGAGTAATAAAGAATTGCATAAGTAA
- a CDS encoding ABC transporter permease: protein MLNNLSIELLKAKRTKSFFIIILVMGVGFAWAIAAATRYLSNPDMHQINLIFYMIKEVNGLILPIVIALFVSRIVKNEKEGNTFKLLLANGENVRHIFLSKLGLTMFVLTFLAILEGVVVQLIANFSGLEMPVSLILWQIVIFLLASFVLTCLFLTLQFLLKKQALIMALGIFGGFLGVGFGHATAFLQLIFPFGGIAYLSLVDYQKVASQVSYVLATNLGFKLFTYLPIALIYLFLSLYLVEKKGGKL, encoded by the coding sequence ATGTTGAATAATTTGTCTATTGAATTGCTCAAGGCAAAACGAACCAAATCCTTCTTCATTATCATACTAGTTATGGGAGTCGGATTTGCTTGGGCAATTGCAGCCGCTACACGTTACCTAAGTAATCCAGACATGCACCAGATTAACCTAATTTTCTATATGATAAAAGAAGTAAATGGCTTGATTCTCCCTATCGTGATTGCTCTCTTTGTATCCCGGATTGTCAAGAACGAGAAGGAGGGCAACACTTTCAAACTGCTTTTGGCAAATGGTGAAAATGTACGGCATATCTTTCTGAGTAAGCTTGGCCTGACTATGTTCGTTTTGACCTTTCTCGCTATTTTGGAGGGAGTAGTAGTCCAGTTGATTGCAAACTTTTCTGGTCTAGAAATGCCTGTTAGCCTAATCCTCTGGCAAATCGTCATTTTCTTGCTAGCATCTTTTGTCTTAACCTGTCTGTTTTTGACTTTGCAGTTTTTACTGAAAAAGCAGGCATTGATAATGGCATTAGGGATTTTCGGAGGATTTCTTGGAGTTGGATTTGGTCATGCAACAGCTTTTCTACAGCTGATTTTCCCATTTGGTGGTATAGCATATCTGTCTCTGGTGGATTACCAGAAAGTCGCCAGTCAAGTGAGTTATGTTTTGGCGACAAACCTAGGATTTAAACTCTTTACATATTTGCCAATAGCCCTAATCTATCTCTTCTTATCTCTCTATCTAGTTGAAAAGAAAGGAGGCAAGCTATGA
- a CDS encoding HD domain-containing protein encodes MNEKVFRDPVHNYIHVDNQIIYDLINTKEFQRLRRIKQLGTSSYTFHGGEHSRFSHCLGVYEIARRITEIFEEKYPKEWDPSESLLTMTAALLHDLGHGAYSHTFENLFDTDHEAITQEIIQSPETEIHQVLLQVAPDFPEKVASVIDHTYSNKQVVQLISSQIDADRMDYLLRDSYFTGASYGEFDLTRILRVIRPVENGIAFQRNGMHAIEDYVLSRYQMYMQVYFHPATRAMEVLLKNLLKRAKELYPEDKDFFARTSPHLLPFFEKNVTLSDYLALDDGVMNTYFQIWMTSPDKILADLSQRFVNRKVFKSITFSQEDQEQLASMRKLVEDIGFDPDYYTAIHKNFDLPYDIYRPESENPRTQIEIIQKNGELAELSSLSPIVQSLAGSRHGDNRFYFPKEMLDQNSIFASITQQFLHLIENDHFTPNKN; translated from the coding sequence ATGAATGAAAAAGTATTTCGTGACCCTGTTCACAATTATATCCATGTTGATAATCAGATTATCTATGACTTAATCAATACCAAAGAATTTCAACGGCTTCGTCGAATCAAGCAGTTGGGTACATCCAGTTATACCTTTCATGGTGGAGAGCATAGTCGCTTTTCTCACTGTCTAGGTGTTTACGAGATTGCACGCCGTATCACAGAGATTTTTGAGGAAAAGTATCCTAAAGAATGGGATCCTTCCGAGTCCCTCTTAACCATGACTGCAGCCCTACTTCATGACCTAGGACATGGTGCCTACTCGCATACCTTTGAAAATCTCTTTGATACAGACCATGAAGCCATTACTCAAGAGATTATCCAAAGCCCTGAGACAGAGATTCACCAAGTCCTACTACAAGTCGCGCCAGACTTTCCAGAAAAAGTTGCCAGTGTCATCGACCACACCTATTCTAACAAGCAGGTCGTGCAACTCATTTCTAGTCAGATTGATGCAGACCGCATGGACTATCTCTTGCGTGACTCCTATTTTACTGGAGCATCCTATGGAGAATTTGACCTGACTCGAATCCTCCGAGTCATTCGCCCTGTCGAAAATGGTATCGCCTTTCAGCGCAATGGCATGCACGCCATCGAAGACTACGTCCTCAGTCGCTACCAGATGTACATGCAGGTTTATTTCCACCCAGCAACACGGGCCATGGAAGTTCTCCTAAAAAATCTTCTCAAACGCGCTAAGGAACTCTATCCTGAAGACAAGGACTTCTTTGCACGAACTTCTCCACATCTCCTGCCTTTCTTTGAAAAAAATGTGACCTTGTCTGATTATCTGGCTCTGGATGATGGTGTGATGAATACCTACTTCCAGATCTGGATGACCAGTCCTGACAAGATTCTCGCAGACTTGTCGCAACGCTTTGTCAATCGCAAGGTTTTTAAATCTATCACCTTTTCACAAGAAGATCAAGAACAGCTTGCATCTATGAGAAAACTTGTAGAAGATATCGGCTTTGATCCTGACTATTACACAGCTATTCATAAGAACTTTGACCTTCCTTATGATATCTATCGCCCTGAATCAGAAAACCCACGGACACAGATTGAGATTATCCAAAAAAATGGAGAACTAGCAGAACTCTCTAGCCTGTCTCCTATCGTCCAATCCCTTGCTGGCAGTCGCCACGGAGATAATCGTTTCTATTTTCCAAAAGAAATGTTAGACCAAAACAGCATCTTTGCAAGCATCACCCAGCAATTTTTACACTTAATTGAGAACGATCATTTTACACCAAATAAAAACTAA
- a CDS encoding type A2 lanthipeptide has product MAKQKMNLVEIEVMNSLQELTLEELDNVLGAGGGVIQIHFIQTKQW; this is encoded by the coding sequence ATGGCTAAACAAAAAATGAATCTCGTTGAGATTGAAGTAATGAATTCTCTTCAAGAATTAACTCTTGAAGAACTTGATAACGTTCTTGGTGCTGGTGGTGGAGTAATCCAAATCCATTTTATTCAGACAAAACAATGGTAA
- a CDS encoding ABC transporter ATP-binding protein, with protein sequence MVSNVLQIKNLQKVFKDTQVVNLSSLSVQQGEIYGFLGPNGAGKTTTMKMILSLISRTDGEIEVFGQSIGTDKQYLNQIGSMIEEPSYYPNLTGYENLLVFQKILGFDKKNIQESLKIVGLDQPKNKKKLVKDYSLGMKQRLALAFALVKKPRLLILDEPTNGLDPAGIHEIRELIIKLAKEQGITVFISTHILSEVEHIADRVGIINHGQLVYEGEIRKIQSNKWLEVRGDFRGRREAISQVLFGYPCKMLEIHEDKLKLTNLADQQISSLLRDLIVEEVPIYEVKQEQETLESIFLNLTKE encoded by the coding sequence ATGGTTAGTAATGTTTTACAGATAAAAAACTTACAAAAGGTATTTAAGGACACTCAGGTAGTTAACCTTAGTTCCTTATCAGTTCAACAAGGTGAGATTTATGGTTTTCTAGGTCCAAATGGAGCTGGGAAAACAACCACCATGAAGATGATTTTGTCTTTGATTTCTCGTACAGATGGGGAGATTGAAGTGTTCGGTCAATCTATAGGTACGGACAAGCAGTATCTTAATCAGATTGGCTCTATGATTGAAGAACCATCTTATTATCCTAATTTGACAGGCTATGAAAATCTCTTGGTCTTTCAAAAAATCCTTGGATTTGATAAGAAAAACATTCAGGAAAGCTTGAAAATTGTGGGGTTAGATCAACCTAAAAACAAGAAAAAATTGGTTAAAGATTATTCTCTGGGTATGAAACAGCGCTTGGCTTTAGCCTTTGCCTTAGTCAAGAAACCGCGTTTGTTGATACTGGATGAACCAACTAACGGGCTAGACCCTGCAGGGATTCATGAAATTCGGGAACTGATTATCAAGTTGGCAAAAGAACAGGGCATTACTGTCTTCATCTCTACCCATATCCTTTCTGAAGTAGAGCATATCGCTGACCGTGTAGGGATTATCAATCATGGTCAACTCGTTTACGAGGGAGAAATTCGTAAAATTCAGTCCAATAAATGGCTGGAAGTGCGTGGGGATTTTAGAGGTCGACGTGAAGCCATTAGCCAAGTGTTATTTGGTTATCCGTGCAAGATGTTAGAAATACATGAGGATAAACTCAAGCTGACTAACCTTGCCGACCAGCAGATTTCTAGTTTGTTACGAGATTTAATAGTCGAGGAAGTTCCAATTTATGAAGTGAAGCAAGAACAAGAAACCTTGGAATCTATCTTCCTCAACTTAACCAAGGAGTGA